The Pseudomonas sp. SCB32 DNA window GGAGCATGAATTTCCTTGCAGGTATCAGCGATCCAGCATGTGGACCAGGGCATCCCCTTCGGGCCAGTCGCCGAAGCCGGAGGCAGGGTTCATGTGGCCGACGCGGCCCAGCTCCACTACGCTCGCGCCCCAGGCGCTGGCCATGCGCTGCACGGCTTCTGGCGAGGCGAGCGGATCGTTTTCGCTGGCCGCCACCAGGCAGGGGAACGGCAAGGGCTGCTGCGGCAGCGGTGCCCAGCCACGCTCGGCGAGGTTCGCCGGGCTCGGGTAGTGCTCCGGCCATTGGCCTTCGAGGTCCGGCGGGGTCACCAGCAGCGCGCCCTTGATCAGGCGGTTGTGGCGGGCTGCCCAGTGCGCCACCATCAGGGTGCCGGCGCTGTGGGCGACCAGGATCACCGGACCTTCGATCTGCGCCAGCTCGTGCTGGATGGCCGCGACGCGGGCATCGAGATCGAGCTTGTCCTCGGTCAGCGGTGGCACGCTGCGAGCATTGGGCAGGCGGGCCTGAAGATGGGTCTGCCAATGTTCGGCCACGTGATCGCGCAGGCCGGGAACGATGAGGACGGTGGTGGAGTTGTTGTGTTTCACCGGGTCACCTTTCAACTTTTCGAACTTGTTGGACAAGACAGTAGAGGCAGCCCGGCTACGCTGCTTTGCATAGAACGTCAGGCACTTCGCAATTGATGACAGCACAGACGCCATCCGGCACTCTGTGCCTAGGCCAGATCCCACGTATTGCGCGAGCTAGGGCCCTTCGATGGGTGTCGATGGCGCTGGCCGATATGCAAAACTTCGTACACGCTTTACTGAACTCGCCGATACACTCTGTCGTCATCGAACAAGCCAAACGCGCTCCGGTGATGGATCGGCACCTGTCATTTCGTGACAGACACCCGCAGCGTGACGCAGCCACAAGAACAAGAAGGCGATCGGCATGACCCCAATGGTTCGTATTGCGGCACTGACCAACTACCTTGAGGTGGCGCGCCACTTCGGGCTCAACCCCCAGCAACAGCTCAGCCAGGCGGGCCTCAGCCTGTCCATGCTGGAGCACCCCGAGCAGCGCGTGCCCATCACCCCGGTGGTAAGCCTGCTGGAAGAATCGGCCCGCGCGTGCGGCTGCGAGACCTTCGGCCTGCGCATGGCCGAATCCCGCCAGCTCGCAGATTTCGGCGTGATCAGTCTGCTGATCACCCACCAGGCGACCCTGCGCGAAGCCATCGATACCATCGTCCAGTACCGCCACCTGATCAATGAATCGCTGGCCCTGTACGTGGACCAGGAAGGCAAGACCGCGATCCTGCGCGAAGAGATCATCACCGTGCCGCCGATGCCCATGCGCCAGGGCATCGAACTGGCCATCGGCACGCTCTACCGCCTCTGCGCCGCCCTCCTCGGCCCGCACTGGCGGCCGATGAGCGTCAACCTCAGCCACGACGCGCCAGCCGACC harbors:
- a CDS encoding alpha/beta hydrolase, encoding MKHNNSTTVLIVPGLRDHVAEHWQTHLQARLPNARSVPPLTEDKLDLDARVAAIQHELAQIEGPVILVAHSAGTLMVAHWAARHNRLIKGALLVTPPDLEGQWPEHYPSPANLAERGWAPLPQQPLPFPCLVAASENDPLASPEAVQRMASAWGASVVELGRVGHMNPASGFGDWPEGDALVHMLDR
- a CDS encoding AraC family transcriptional regulator, whose amino-acid sequence is MVRIAALTNYLEVARHFGLNPQQQLSQAGLSLSMLEHPEQRVPITPVVSLLEESARACGCETFGLRMAESRQLADFGVISLLITHQATLREAIDTIVQYRHLINESLALYVDQEGKTAILREEIITVPPMPMRQGIELAIGTLYRLCAALLGPHWRPMSVNLSHDAPADLQVHKRLFGCKVEFGSEFNGIVIPAADLDASNPMADPAMARHARSFVDSLPGATDGSTLNEVRKAIYLLLPMGRATIEQIAQSLGLNVRTLQRRLEENGVTFSDLINEVRRELVLRYMENPRYSLSRIADLLGYGMPSSFTRWFTIQYGMSPAAWRRDHMGRESE